The Borrelia turcica IST7 genome includes a window with the following:
- a CDS encoding phospho-sugar glycosidase domain-containing protein, with the protein MAKVNRYILELKADLNPKINPIEREIILENLHFNRGDITPYRIRSTMSRVYYKDINFSLHSPDEIKRGDILIDSSEYLGYGGELQIALKDTPNNGLVNVVGRIHEEELYLLDEIEAWEKFKIIENK; encoded by the coding sequence ATGGCTAAAGTAAATAGATATATATTAGAATTAAAAGCCGACCTAAATCCCAAAATCAACCCCATAGAAAGAGAGATAATTTTGGAAAACTTGCACTTTAATAGAGGAGATATCACTCCCTATAGGATTCGGTCAACCATGTCAAGAGTATATTATAAAGATATAAACTTTTCACTACACTCTCCCGATGAAATAAAAAGAGGAGATATCTTAATAGATTCTTCAGAATATTTAGGATACGGCGGCGAACTTCAAATAGCTCTTAAGGACACGCCCAATAATGGACTTGTTAATGTAGTTGGCAGAATACATGAAGAGGAATTATATCTTCTTGATGAAATAGAAGCTTGGGAAAAATTCAAAATCATAGAAAATAAATAA